A segment of the Myotis daubentonii chromosome 6, mMyoDau2.1, whole genome shotgun sequence genome:
ggaaaaaaccGCCAATTCAATTTGTTGCAATGTTAAATAATCATTGGTTTTAAGACATATTCTGATTTCAGCGatgttaaaaatgtgaaaaaaaggtTATCTTAGAATcgatgaaatacatttaaaatgtattctttagATAATTATTCAAATAAAGTATTAAACACCGAGTCTCTTAAAATTGACATGTATTCATAGTCTGTAGCACATTCTTGAAGCTATCAATTTTGTTTCACTTCTCATTTGAAATGAAGAAAGGGGTGGCACTTGCATTAATTTCTGGCAGACATCTTACACAAACTTTAAACGTAGGGATTCCTAGTTTAAAAGTCGTCTCAGTTTCACTTACAGAATCAGAGATCGAGAGATGAGATACATGAGGCCTAGGTAAGTTAAGCGACAGAGTCCAGGCCATAGGGCTAGTAAGCAGCCGCCAAGGCTTGAAGCCAGGTCTCTGGGGCCCTGTTCTGTGCTCTCTTCTCAGAAATCAGACATCCAATGAGGCATTAGTGTTCTTTGGCCCAACACTACAGATAAGCTAAAACAATAACAATCTCTGTCCATTTTCAAAGAGGCTATTTTACGAAACAACTCTCTTTAGCTTTCCTGGTAGGATACTGATGACTGATAATTTGTTCAACTAATCAATTCAACTAGATGGCTTCACTCTATTAAAACACCACCCAACTTCTCAAAAACAAATGCCTTCATTGCATGCTCTGAGAGGTGGAGACCATAAAATATTACCTAATGAGCCACAGGCCAAACACTAGCCTGACAAGATCTTGCTGAGACCAGTGGTTCTTTATGGAAGACTCTGGGGATTACAGAACGTATCAAAACTTTGCAGCATTTGCTGCACACTGACAAAAGCATTTTGATCCCCAAAGCATGTTGAAAATCTGCTCATGCTCTGCTCCAACTGGCCTCTTGAGAGAACTGGCAATTATTTAAGAAAGTCCGTAAATAATCCATCCTCTCTGTGTGTTAGTCCCTCTTGTCCTGGTTTCTTGCAAGGTGATTCACAGGGCACTTGCCAGTATTAACTGGAGAGAACTCGCACATTAATGCATTTGAGTGGAACTGGTGGGAGACTTCTGCTGTGGACTCCGTCACAGTATTTCCAGATGTCTCTAGTACAGAATTCCTCATGGTATCATTCATTTCAATCACTTCAAAATCCATTTCATTCCATCTTTCTGCATCATCTTCTTCATTCTCTTCCTCGTGGTCATTCAGCCCAGAGTTATAGAGCAACGACTGCTGGTCCTCGCTCTTCCTGTGTTCTTTTTGCTGACGATTgagaggtgaggtggctaatTTATACATCACAGGAAATAAAACAGCAGTGGCTATTGCTGACCCCAAACAGGTATACAAAACCACAGGCAAATCAGGATATGTTCCTTGAAGAATTCCAATGACGGCAGGAATAGCCATTTCTCCCAGGGCAGCACCAATTACAAAAAACGCTGCCGCTTTCCCATGGATGGTCGTGTACTGCTCAATCCAAGAAACTCCACTGGGAAACGTGGTTGCCATGGAGGCACCATACACTGACGTTGCTATCCACAGACAAGTCGGGCTCTTGTCAAAAAGCACCAGAAATAATGACGACAGCAGGCTGCCAATGTTGCTCAACACAATCATGGTCCCAGGTTGTAAACATGTAGCAAAAAAGATTGCCAGGCCCCTGAAGGTTGCAAAGGTCCCCCAGAAGATGGAGTTCAACCCAGCCGCTTCACTTTCGGCCATGCCGGCATGAGTGGTTGCAAATGAGAAAACGTAAGAGCCATACGTCACCTCAGCTCcgacataaaaaaagaaaaacaggaaaaggagGCAGAGAAGTGCGTTGTGATATTTAGCTCTTCGAGACCTCCGAGCAGATGCTTTTGCTTTTTCATGCTGTGAGCTTTTTTTGAAAAAcagagcaaaaagaaagataGACACCACAAATATATAAGTAGCAATAACTGCATAAGCCCACAGTAGATTCATATTGTCAGGTACTCCAAACAGAGCTTCTGAGTCAGCTTCAGAAGACAGGTTGAGGGCAGAATGGTTAAAGCCAGCCTCGGTGTGGTTTCCAGCAGACACCGTCGTGCCCAATGCCAATTTAGCCAGCAGTGGAGCCAAAAAGGCACCCACGGCAAAACTGAAGTGTAAGGCCTGCATATGCGGGGCTCCTTTGTCCCCCCAAATAGCCAAGATTAAGACGTTACCACCTACCaatgaaagatgagaaaaattatttaatcataataacttagtaaaaaaaaaaaaaaacagttcattACTATTAGAAAGGAGATGAGTCTACTTTACATGGCACAAGGATTATAATATTCTAAGTTATCAAATGTTGCAACTAAGTCAATTCCATGATTAAGGAACTCCAATCCACCACCACCAGAGACCTCCAAGCATTGTAACATCAAAAACTCACAAATGGGATTCCACAAGCTGGTAAACCACTACCTCCTTGAACCAGGCACATTCCCCAAGGCTATTTATAATACAGTCCTAATACcagcctggggggtgggaagatatgcatatgtttatttagaaatatatattatcaTCAGATCATGACCAAATTACCAACTCCTTCTGTACTTGCAACTGACAGCCATTTGAGGAATATTACTTATGTATATAGCAGATGTAAAACACATGTTCAGAGACTTGAACACTAAGGATTCTGCTGTGCCCGTGGCAGGAAACAAGGGTATCGTACATCTAGCACCTGCACGTACACTATCTATACACCTGGCAAGGTGAAAGGTAAGAAGCATCAAGTCttgaattttctctctttctttcttttaatatatttgcagATAAATTTCACCCTGTAATTTCACAACCAAACTAAgcctaaagtataaaatattttcctgaccTATCAAATAACAGtagagtgggggagagggggagaaagctGGTTTTAGGGATGAACAAATGTCATGGACGTTATTTTGTAGGTTTTAAAACATATCAAGATACATGATACATGGAGAGGATCTCCTGCAGGAGGGTTGGGACTttt
Coding sequences within it:
- the MFSD4B gene encoding LOW QUALITY PROTEIN: sodium-dependent glucose transporter 1 (The sequence of the model RefSeq protein was modified relative to this genomic sequence to represent the inferred CDS: deleted 1 base in 1 codon), whose protein sequence is MEDALDSVSLSDAVPNEPALGGVTLEAGQQQDRCSRAAELELEVELRGAGPPAAGQRLLQAEAPAENALEAVAASRRSGGAGSTLRWFITGILCASFLGLGLSVAILGPTFQDLAANVNRNISSLSLIFVGRATGYLSGSVIGGVLFDSMNPSLLLGMSMLATTVGLYLVPFCKTAVLLIVMMSIFGVSIGILDTGGNVLILAIWGDKGAPHMQALHFSFAVGAFLAPLLAKLALGTTVSAGNHTEAGFNHSALNLSSEADSEALFGVPDNMNLLWAYAVIATYIFVVSIFLFALFFKKSSQHEKAKASARRSRRAKYHNALLCLLFLFFFFYVGAEVTYGSYVFSFATTHAGMAESEAAGLNSIFWGTFATFRGLAIFFATCLQPGTMIVLSNIGSLLSSLFLVLFDKSPTCLWIATSVYGASMATTFPSGVSWIEQYTTIHGKAAAFFVIGAALGEMAIPAVIGILQGTYPDLPVVLYTCLGSAIATAVLFPVMYKLATSPLNRQQKEHRKSEDQQSLLYNSGLNDHEEENEEDDAERWNEMDFEVIEMNDTMRNSVLETSGNTVTESTAEVSHQFHSNALMCEFSPVNTGKCPVNHLQETRTRGTNTQRGWIIYGLS